The Syntrophales bacterium region CCCCAGACGGTATCGGGCGTGGATTGATTGAAGTGGGGGAGCCACTTATGGCCGCGACCGGCGGCAACAACCGGAAAACCGCACGTCCTTGCCCAATCCACCAAATCGCAAATCAGGGCCGGCTGATCGCCGAAGGCCAGTGAATAGACCACCCCCGCTTCCGCAGCCTTCCGGGCAAGCAGGGGGCCGCAAAAGGCATCGGCTTCGACTGTCACGTTGACGACGTGTTTGCCATGCCTGAAAGCGAGAAGGCAGTGTTCAACCGCGGCGAGCGGATGTCCCGTGCATTCAACGATGACGTCAATGGCCGGATGTTTGACCAGCGCCTCCCAATCCTCGGAAATGCAGGTGAACCCCGTTTTTAGCGCGTCATCGAAGGATGCGGCAGCGGATTGCTGATCCTTCCAGCCAACGCGCGCCAGGTTGCGTTTGGCCCCTTCGGGCGAGAGATCAGCGATGCCGACTAAATGAACGCCGGGGATATTGGGCAGTTGCGCCAGGTACATCGAACCAAACTTTCCGGCGCCGATTAGTCCCACACGGATTGCTTGATGATTGGCGGCGAGTTGTTGCAGTTTTGCATGCAGGCTCATAAAGTTCCCCCCTGGAGATGAGCAGAAAATGATGTTGACACTGTTTTTCTGTGATATTATAGGGGAAACAATTAACGTAGTCAAGAACACTCGCCAGAACACTCGCCGGGTTTCAACATAAGGGCAGTTCCGCAAAGCCGCACTGGATTTTGCGGTGGTCTAAAGATTATGACCTTGCTTAACCTCTTGCGTGGAACGGGGTCCAGACGGGAAAGGGCAGCCGCTCTTCGCACCAAAGGGCCGTGGACAAGACAAGATCGTCATTCCCTGCGGCGCCGACAATCTGCAAACCCAGGGGCAGGCCCCGGGGGCCCAAGCCCGTCGGGATGGTGACGGCCGGAACGCCGCAGAGGCTCCAGATGGAGCAGAAGGCAGGGTTGCCCGTCTGGGCAAGGGTGGCCGGCGCCTCGCCTGTTGCGGGCGGGGTGATGATGGCGTCGAACCGGGCAAGAAAAAGCCTCAGTTCGTCCCGGAGGCGAAGGCGTTGGGAAAGGGCCTGCTGATAGGCAACCACTCCGATCTTTGATCCTTTGGCAATGATGTCCCGCAGGGTTGCGCTCAAAAGCGGGGCATGGCTGAGCGCAAGTTCCTCCATGTTAAAGGCCGCTTCGGCCGCCATGAGCGTCTGGATCGTTCCTTGCGCAAGCTCGAAGCTCTCCGGCAGTTCACACTCTTCAACGCGGGCGCCGCCTGTCCGCAATCTTGCGATTGTGTTTTGGAAATTTTGCCGGGCGTGTTCATCGGCCTGTTCCCAGACTGGGGTTTTTATGGCCGCCAAAAACGGTGAGGCGCCGCGTTTGACGATGGCGGGGGAGATGTGCGCATTTTCGGCGGACAGTGAAGCCGCAAACCAGGCGGCATCTGCGACGCTGCGGGTAAAGACGCCCGGCTGATCCAGCGTGTGGCTGAATGTCAGAGCCCCCTCTACCGGGATAACCCCCTGGGTCGGCTTGAACCCCACTATCCCGCAAAAAGCGGCGGGGCGGATGACGGAGCCGTTGGTCTGCGTTCCTATGGCGGCGGGGACAAAACCGGCTGCAACCGCCGCTGCCGAGCCGCTGGAAGAGCCGCCCGGCGTATGGAGTATGTTCCAGGGGTTGCGAGTCTTGCCGGGCGCATAAAAGGCGCATTCCGCGGTAACGGTCTTTCCCATTACAAAGGCGCCCTGCTCCTGGAGTCGTTCTACCACACGGGCCGATTTTTCAGGAATATTGCCGGCAAATGCCGGAGAACCCATTTCCGTCGGCACGCCGGCGGTGGCGTAGATATCCTTCACCCCGACGGGTATCCCCTGCAGCGGGCCGGGCGCCTCCCCCTCCTTGAGGCGGCGATCGGAAAGGCGGGCGGCCCGCAGGGCCGCCTCTGGCTCAAACCATGCCCAGGCGCGGATTTCTTCATCATCCAGGCTAATCCTCGCAAGCAGCGCCCGCGTGTATTCTTCGGAGGTGAAACGCTTTTCCGCAATTCCCTTAACCGCGTCAATCAGGCTTAAGGCAGAAAGCGGCCTATCCATGCTTGACCTCCGGATTAAGCAGGTCCGGGGGATTGCCGGCAGTCAGGGCGGCGACGAGATTTTCCGCAGCCTTCATCGCCATTCTCAGGCGGGTCTTTTCAGAAGAACTGGCGATATGGGGCGAAAGCACCACATTGGTCAGCTCCCGGAATCCCGGATTCAGCGCCGGTTCCCCCTCAAAGACATCCAGCCCGGCGCCCGCGATTGCACCCGAGCGCAGCGCCGCGATGAGGGCTTTGTCATCAACCACCCCCCCCCGGGCAGCATTGATGAGAATAGCGGATTTTTTCATCCGCGACAGCTCCTGCGCGCCGATCAGATGATGGGTCTGCTGGTTGTAAGGCACATGGAGGGTAACGATGTCCGCACGGCTCAGGAGTTCCTCTTTTGGCACATAGCGCGCCCGGCAGGCTGATTCGAGCTCCGGCGAAACGCGGTTTTGATTGTGGTAAAGCACCTCCATGTCGAATCCGAGCGCCCGGCGCGCCACGGCCTGCCCGATTCTTCCCATGCCGATGATTCCCAGCGTTGCCTGATGGATGTCAAGACCCAGCAACTGCTTCAGTTCCCACTTTTCCCATTTACCGTCCCGGAGGTACCGCTCCGCTTCGGTCAGCCGGCGGGCCGCGGCGAGGATCAGCGTCCAGGTGAAATCGGCGGTTGTATCGTCCAGAACGCCGGGGGTGTTAGTGGCCATGACGCCATGGGCGCTGCAGGCGGCAAGATCTATATTGTTGTAGCCGACGGCGATATTGCATACCGCCTTCAGGTGGGGGCAGCGCTCCAGCAGCTCCCCGTCGATCCGCTCGGTCAGGGCGATCATGGCCCCGTCCTTGTCGGCAAGCCTCTTCGCCAATTCCTCGGCGGTAAGCACGCTGTCTTCCTGATTGGCCTCAATCTCGAAATGAGCCGCCAGAAAATTCAGCGCCTCAGCAAATACCTCCCGCGTGATCAATATCTTTTTTTTCATGCTTCCTTCCTCTTTCCCCTCTAACATGATGAAAATCTATGCGGAGCGCGTGAAAATCATAAGGCTCGCTCTGCGCCCGCGATGGTAACGGACGTCTTGAGCGCCCCGGTTTGCTCCTGCATGAAGACAATCATGAAGGGGATTTCACCGTTCGGCAAAACCCGCTCGCCGGAGAAGTCGCTTCCCTGGGGAATAGACAGCTCCCGCTGAATCTCCGCCTCCGTCATTGCCCCCAGTTCCTCGTCCGTCAGAGTATTGCCGCAATAGACTATCTTTTGCCCGAGGACAACATCATAGGGGTCGGCAACGACCAGGCGCACTTTTATTCCGGAAACCGGATAGGCGGCCTGATTCACGACAATCCCCTCAATAACATGGAGACTGCCCGTGATGATGTTCGTGACGGTGCGCTGGCGCAAATCCTTTACCAGCAAGGCTTCAAACGGCGCCTTTGTGTCCGTCTTCTCCACCGGAACAAGGTTTTCCAAAACGGGAATACCCTGGAGATAGGGAGCAGCCTCCTTCAGCGCTTCACTTCTGATCTCAGGAGAAACGAACAAAACAACGGCGCCTGCGACAATCGCGATGAATAAAAGGAGCGCAATCAGCGCAAGGATAATTCTTCCCCAGCGTCGCCGCTTTTTGGGTCGTTGCTGCGGCTTGGCAACCTTCTCCCGGAGCTCCTCCTCTGTTTCATTCACCTGACCAAGGAGTGACAAATCCTCAGGTTTTATATCGTGATCAGGGAGGCCCGATAAGGGGTCGCTTTTAACATCGATCACCGGCTCACTTTCCGCTAAAGGCTGCTCGGCAAGCGGGGCTGCCTGCGTGATTTTCTCATCTGCATTTCCCATGGTTCCGTTGCCCGGAGGAAAACGATCATCGGGCGCCCGCTTGGCATCGCTGATTCTGACCGAAGCGATCTCGTCCGACTCCCCCAAGCGGTGGTTGGCCGGTTGCAGCTGGAAAAAAACATTCTGGCAGCGGCTGCAGCGCACCCAGGCGCCGTCGCCCGCAAGCAAAGAATCATCAAATCTGTACTGGGTTTCACACTTCGGGCACTGTATAATCATAGCCCCTCCTTACATTCAGACAATTTATAAACATTAAGCTTCGCTTATTTAATTTCCCCTTAATACGCGTACTTCAGGAAAATAACGATATTTTTCGTCACAATCAAGCCCGTACCCGACAACAAACTCATCAGGAATGGAAAAGCCGACGTAATCGGCCGTAAAGGGCAAGCGTCTCCGGGACGGCTTGTCGAGCAGGACGCAGACCTTCAGCGACGCCGGCTGCCGTTGCTTCATAATATCAACAAGGGAAGAAAGGGTGAAGCCCGTATCCAATATGTCCTCCACGATCAGCAGATCGCGTCCCGTAACCGACGTCTCGACATCCTTGCCCAGCACGATCCGCCCCGAACTTACCTGATTTCTTCCGTAACTCGCAATCCGGACAAAATCAACGGCACTGGGAATCTGGATCATGCGGATCAGATCAGCCATAAAAATGAAGGCGCCTTTGAGAACACCAACCACAAGCAGATCCTTCCCCTGATAATCTCGGGTTATGCCGGCCGCCAATTCTGTTACCCGGCCCATAATTTCCTCTTTCGGCAAGAGCACCTCGGTCGCCGATTCTTTCACTACAGCCCCCCATTGCCATCTGCCGCACGGCTTTTCAGTGTTTGCCTGACACC contains the following coding sequences:
- a CDS encoding D-glycerate dehydrogenase, whose amino-acid sequence is MKKKILITREVFAEALNFLAAHFEIEANQEDSVLTAEELAKRLADKDGAMIALTERIDGELLERCPHLKAVCNIAVGYNNIDLAACSAHGVMATNTPGVLDDTTADFTWTLILAAARRLTEAERYLRDGKWEKWELKQLLGLDIHQATLGIIGMGRIGQAVARRALGFDMEVLYHNQNRVSPELESACRARYVPKEELLSRADIVTLHVPYNQQTHHLIGAQELSRMKKSAILINAARGGVVDDKALIAALRSGAIAGAGLDVFEGEPALNPGFRELTNVVLSPHIASSSEKTRLRMAMKAAENLVAALTAGNPPDLLNPEVKHG
- the hpt gene encoding hypoxanthine phosphoribosyltransferase translates to MKESATEVLLPKEEIMGRVTELAAGITRDYQGKDLLVVGVLKGAFIFMADLIRMIQIPSAVDFVRIASYGRNQVSSGRIVLGKDVETSVTGRDLLIVEDILDTGFTLSSLVDIMKQRQPASLKVCVLLDKPSRRRLPFTADYVGFSIPDEFVVGYGLDCDEKYRYFPEVRVLRGN
- a CDS encoding zinc-ribbon domain-containing protein translates to MIIQCPKCETQYRFDDSLLAGDGAWVRCSRCQNVFFQLQPANHRLGESDEIASVRISDAKRAPDDRFPPGNGTMGNADEKITQAAPLAEQPLAESEPVIDVKSDPLSGLPDHDIKPEDLSLLGQVNETEEELREKVAKPQQRPKKRRRWGRIILALIALLLFIAIVAGAVVLFVSPEIRSEALKEAAPYLQGIPVLENLVPVEKTDTKAPFEALLVKDLRQRTVTNIITGSLHVIEGIVVNQAAYPVSGIKVRLVVADPYDVVLGQKIVYCGNTLTDEELGAMTEAEIQRELSIPQGSDFSGERVLPNGEIPFMIVFMQEQTGALKTSVTIAGAERAL
- a CDS encoding amidase, which gives rise to MDRPLSALSLIDAVKGIAEKRFTSEEYTRALLARISLDDEEIRAWAWFEPEAALRAARLSDRRLKEGEAPGPLQGIPVGVKDIYATAGVPTEMGSPAFAGNIPEKSARVVERLQEQGAFVMGKTVTAECAFYAPGKTRNPWNILHTPGGSSSGSAAAVAAGFVPAAIGTQTNGSVIRPAAFCGIVGFKPTQGVIPVEGALTFSHTLDQPGVFTRSVADAAWFAASLSAENAHISPAIVKRGASPFLAAIKTPVWEQADEHARQNFQNTIARLRTGGARVEECELPESFELAQGTIQTLMAAEAAFNMEELALSHAPLLSATLRDIIAKGSKIGVVAYQQALSQRLRLRDELRLFLARFDAIITPPATGEAPATLAQTGNPAFCSIWSLCGVPAVTIPTGLGPRGLPLGLQIVGAAGNDDLVLSTALWCEERLPFPVWTPFHARG